One region of Sphingomonas kaistensis genomic DNA includes:
- the fabF gene encoding beta-ketoacyl-ACP synthase II — MRRVVVTGLGLVTPLGCDVETAWSNILASKSGAGPITRFDASDYKCQIACEVKPADHEYGFDPGKRVDHKIQRQVDPFIIFGLDAAGQALEDAGLTDMSDEMKLRAGCSIGSGIGGLPGIESESLVLAEKGPGRVSPHFVHGRLINLISGQVSIKYGLMGPNHAVVTACSTGAHSIGDAARMIRDDDADIMVAGGAEATICPIGVAGFAQARALNMSYNDRPEQASRPYDRDRDGFVMGEGAGVIVLEEYEHAKARGAKIYAEVVGYGLSGDAYHVTAPHPHGAGAENAMRMALRKAGMEPGDIDYINAHGTSTMADTIELAAAKRVFGDDLGGASMSSTKSAIGHLLGGAGAVESIFCILALRDQIVPPTLNLDTPDEGTEGVDLVPHVAKKRPVKAVLNNSFGFGGTNASLILKAI; from the coding sequence ATGCGTCGTGTCGTGGTGACCGGTCTCGGGTTGGTGACGCCGCTTGGTTGCGATGTCGAAACCGCCTGGAGCAACATTCTCGCCTCCAAGAGCGGCGCGGGGCCGATCACGCGGTTCGACGCTTCCGACTACAAGTGCCAGATCGCCTGCGAGGTGAAGCCGGCCGATCATGAATATGGGTTCGACCCGGGCAAGAGGGTCGATCACAAGATCCAGCGCCAGGTCGATCCGTTCATCATCTTCGGTCTCGATGCGGCCGGCCAGGCGCTCGAGGATGCCGGGCTGACCGACATGTCGGACGAGATGAAGCTGCGCGCCGGCTGCTCGATCGGCAGCGGCATCGGCGGTCTTCCGGGCATCGAGAGCGAAAGCCTGGTGCTGGCTGAAAAGGGTCCGGGCCGGGTCTCCCCGCACTTCGTCCATGGCCGCCTGATCAATCTCATCTCGGGCCAGGTCTCGATCAAATACGGCCTGATGGGGCCGAACCATGCGGTGGTGACCGCCTGCTCGACCGGCGCCCACTCGATCGGCGACGCGGCGCGAATGATCCGCGACGACGATGCCGACATCATGGTCGCGGGCGGCGCCGAGGCGACCATCTGCCCGATCGGAGTCGCCGGCTTCGCCCAGGCCCGCGCGCTCAACATGAGCTATAACGACCGGCCCGAGCAGGCCAGCCGCCCCTACGACAGGGACCGCGACGGATTCGTCATGGGCGAAGGCGCAGGCGTCATCGTGCTCGAGGAATATGAGCATGCCAAGGCGCGCGGCGCCAAGATCTATGCCGAGGTGGTTGGCTACGGCCTGTCGGGCGATGCCTATCACGTGACCGCCCCGCACCCGCATGGTGCCGGCGCCGAGAATGCGATGCGGATGGCGCTTCGCAAGGCGGGCATGGAGCCGGGCGACATCGATTACATCAACGCCCACGGCACCTCGACAATGGCCGACACGATCGAGCTGGCGGCCGCCAAGCGGGTGTTCGGCGACGATCTCGGCGGCGCGTCGATGAGCAGCACCAAGTCGGCGATCGGCCACCTGCTGGGCGGCGCGGGCGCGGTGGAGAGCATCTTCTGCATCCTCGCGCTGCGCGACCAGATCGTGCCGCCGACACTCAACCTCGACACCCCGGACGAGGGCACCGAGGGGGTCGACCTCGTCCCCCACGTCGCGAAGAAGCGGCCGGTGAAGGCGGTGCTGAACAACAGCTTCGGCTTTGGCGGGACCAACGCCTCGCTGATCCTGAAAGCGATCTGA
- the mltG gene encoding endolytic transglycosylase MltG, whose translation MIRFLLGAIVAGLLAAFAAVTLLWWSGGSAKAETVTVTEGATLTRLCPELERRSLIPGNCTSYRLFARLLGSADGIQAGEFEIPAGTSGAKLLDILQHGQPVQRLVTIPEGTPSILVADKLAAVPFLTGPVPEIAEGSVLPDSYSFARGEPRAEVAARMKAAMDRTLAELWPSRKVGTCPVATPQEAVTLASIVEKETGKPSERRAVAGVYCNRLKIGMKLDADPTVIYPVTKGKPLGRRILRSELDADTGYNTYRRPGLPLGPIANPGRASIAAVLDPEQHQYIYFVADGTGGHIFARTLSEHNANVQKWFAIRRARGEM comes from the coding sequence ATGATCCGGTTTCTTCTCGGCGCGATCGTGGCGGGCCTCCTTGCGGCGTTCGCCGCGGTGACGCTGCTGTGGTGGTCCGGCGGCTCGGCCAAGGCCGAAACGGTCACCGTCACCGAAGGCGCCACCCTGACCCGCCTGTGCCCCGAGCTTGAGCGCCGCAGCCTGATTCCCGGCAATTGCACCAGCTACCGCCTGTTCGCGCGACTGCTGGGATCGGCCGACGGCATCCAGGCCGGCGAATTCGAAATCCCGGCCGGCACCAGCGGCGCCAAGCTGCTCGATATCCTCCAGCACGGTCAGCCGGTGCAGCGCCTCGTCACCATTCCCGAGGGCACGCCCAGCATCCTCGTCGCCGACAAGCTTGCCGCCGTCCCCTTCCTCACCGGACCGGTGCCCGAGATCGCCGAAGGATCGGTGCTCCCCGACAGCTACAGCTTCGCCCGCGGCGAACCCCGGGCCGAGGTCGCAGCGCGGATGAAGGCGGCGATGGACCGGACGCTGGCCGAGCTATGGCCTTCCCGGAAGGTCGGCACTTGCCCAGTTGCCACCCCGCAGGAAGCGGTCACGCTGGCGTCGATCGTCGAAAAGGAAACCGGCAAGCCCTCCGAGCGCCGCGCGGTGGCCGGTGTCTACTGCAACCGCCTCAAGATCGGCATGAAGCTCGATGCCGACCCGACCGTCATCTACCCGGTGACCAAGGGCAAGCCGCTCGGCCGCCGGATCCTCCGCTCGGAGCTCGACGCGGACACCGGCTACAACACCTATCGCCGGCCCGGCCTTCCGCTCGGCCCGATCGCCAATCCCGGCCGCGCCAGCATCGCCGCCGTGCTCGACCCCGAACAACATCAGTATATCTACTTCGTCGCCGACGGCACCGGCGGGCACATCTTCGCCCGCACGCTCAGCGAGCATAATGCCAACGTCCAGAAGTGGTTCGCCATCCGCCGCGCGCGCGGCGAGATGTGA
- the rph gene encoding ribonuclease PH translates to MRPSGRAPDQMRTLSFEPGFTKHAEGSCLVSFGDTRVLVTASLEEKVPPFLRGKGQGWVTAEYGMLPRATHTRGAREAAKGKQSGRTQEIQRLIGRSLRAVTDLQLLGERQIVLDCDVIQADGGTRTAAISGAWVALRLAVDGTMGKLSADPIRTQVAAVSCGFHQDTAVLDLDYLEDSTAGSDGNFVLTADGAIVEAQLTAEGATFDEEGLLRLLRLARIGCGDIFAAQLKACGR, encoded by the coding sequence ATGCGCCCATCCGGCCGCGCCCCCGACCAGATGCGCACCCTGAGCTTCGAGCCGGGCTTCACCAAGCACGCCGAAGGCTCGTGCCTCGTCAGCTTCGGCGACACCCGCGTGCTGGTCACCGCCAGCCTCGAGGAGAAGGTGCCACCGTTCCTGCGCGGCAAGGGCCAGGGCTGGGTCACCGCGGAATATGGCATGCTCCCCCGTGCCACCCACACCCGCGGCGCGCGCGAGGCCGCCAAGGGCAAGCAGTCGGGCCGCACCCAGGAAATCCAGCGCCTGATCGGCCGTAGCCTGCGCGCCGTCACCGACCTGCAATTGCTCGGCGAGCGCCAGATCGTGCTCGATTGCGACGTCATCCAGGCCGACGGCGGCACCCGTACCGCCGCCATCTCGGGCGCCTGGGTCGCGCTTCGCCTCGCGGTGGACGGCACCATGGGCAAGCTCTCCGCCGACCCGATCCGCACCCAGGTCGCCGCGGTCAGTTGCGGCTTCCACCAGGATACTGCCGTCCTCGACCTCGACTATCTCGAGGATTCGACCGCCGGCAGCGACGGCAACTTCGTGCTGACCGCGGATGGCGCGATCGTCGAGGCGCAGCTTACTGCCGAAGGCGCGACCTTTGACGAAGAGGGCCTGCTGCGCCTGCTCCGCCTCGCCCGGATCGGCTGCGGCGACATCTTCGCGGCGCAGCTGAAGGCGTGCGGGCGGTGA
- a CDS encoding SH3 domain-containing protein, with translation MIPTGGRPSGSSPTPIAEAPAGGFPLAGPSTHPDPRTHAYRQDLADIALAGTVIASHYAEPLQCHVARAAALKAGPSAESETLAELEPGASIRILDRSRGWVWGYAGGLVGYVSAAAVGA, from the coding sequence GTGATCCCGACCGGCGGCCGGCCCTCGGGCAGCTCGCCCACGCCCATCGCTGAGGCTCCGGCCGGCGGCTTTCCACTGGCCGGCCCGTCCACCCATCCCGATCCGCGTACCCACGCCTATCGCCAGGACCTGGCGGATATCGCGCTCGCCGGGACAGTGATCGCTTCGCATTACGCGGAGCCGCTGCAGTGTCACGTCGCCCGCGCCGCCGCACTGAAGGCCGGTCCTTCCGCCGAATCCGAAACGCTGGCCGAGCTTGAGCCGGGCGCGTCGATCCGGATCCTTGACCGCAGCCGCGGGTGGGTCTGGGGCTATGCCGGCGGGCTGGTCGGCTATGTTTCGGCCGCCGCCGTCGGCGCATGA
- the hrcA gene encoding heat-inducible transcriptional repressor HrcA codes for MSPPLPELTTRMRDIFGRVVEAYLERGQPIGSKSLSGAVNLSPASIRSVLAELEACGLLTHPHTSAGRLPTETGLRLFVDGIMQSHLPSAEERAAIERQVKDRPLEEALANATAALSGLSACAGVVVAPKFERRLRQLAFVPLNAAQALAVVVGEDGSVENRMVALPPGLTASALSEIAAFVTARLAGLTLGEAEARLRQEIRDRREALDAAAAELVATGLAEWREDGPARPILIVRGQANLLDEAAALDLDRVRRLLDELEDRQEIVRLLESAREGEGCRIFIGSENRMFALSGSSVIAAPYRGAEGRVVGVVGVIGPTRLNYARIVPMVDYTAQALTRLMG; via the coding sequence ATGAGCCCGCCGCTGCCCGAATTGACGACCAGGATGCGCGACATCTTCGGCCGCGTGGTGGAGGCCTATCTCGAGCGCGGCCAGCCGATCGGATCGAAGTCGCTGAGCGGCGCCGTGAACCTGTCGCCGGCGTCGATCCGCTCGGTCCTGGCCGAGCTCGAGGCGTGCGGATTGCTGACCCATCCGCACACGTCGGCCGGGCGGCTTCCGACCGAGACGGGGCTGCGGCTGTTCGTCGACGGGATCATGCAGTCGCACCTGCCGAGCGCGGAGGAGCGGGCGGCCATTGAGCGGCAGGTCAAGGACCGGCCGCTGGAGGAAGCGCTGGCCAACGCCACCGCGGCCCTGTCCGGACTGTCGGCGTGCGCCGGGGTGGTAGTCGCGCCCAAATTCGAGCGGCGGCTGCGCCAGCTGGCGTTCGTTCCGCTCAACGCCGCCCAGGCGCTTGCGGTCGTGGTCGGCGAGGATGGCAGCGTCGAGAACCGGATGGTCGCGCTTCCGCCCGGACTGACCGCTTCTGCGCTGAGCGAGATCGCGGCGTTTGTGACGGCACGGCTTGCGGGGCTGACGCTGGGCGAGGCCGAGGCGCGGCTGAGGCAGGAAATCAGGGACCGGCGCGAGGCGCTGGATGCGGCGGCGGCCGAGCTGGTTGCGACCGGCCTGGCCGAGTGGCGGGAAGATGGCCCGGCACGGCCAATCCTGATCGTGCGCGGCCAGGCCAACCTGCTGGACGAGGCGGCGGCGCTGGATCTGGACCGGGTGCGGCGGCTGCTCGACGAGCTGGAAGACCGGCAGGAAATCGTCCGCCTGCTCGAAAGCGCGCGCGAGGGCGAAGGATGCCGGATCTTCATCGGATCCGAAAACCGGATGTTTGCCTTGTCGGGCTCAAGCGTTATCGCGGCGCCGTATCGCGGGGCCGAAGGCCGGGTAGTCGGCGTGGTGGGGGTGATCGGGCCGACGCGGTTGAACTATGCGCGGATCGTTCCCATGGTTGATTATACGGCGCAAGCACTCACCAGATTGATGGGATAA
- a CDS encoding vgr related protein, with protein sequence MTPARPLTRGEIEMARSVFGDGIDYPSVQLVRRKWWPFQSRGIVMAPCGHIHFHPDDPNWREDFSKADWALQGLFIHEMTHVWQTARSGRFYLPLMRHPFCRYAYRFDEGRPFLGYGLEQQAELVRHAFLQRHGIRLAKAADLARIERILPFSDPERTVT encoded by the coding sequence ATGACGCCCGCACGCCCCCTGACCCGAGGCGAGATCGAGATGGCCCGATCGGTGTTCGGCGACGGCATCGATTACCCGTCCGTCCAGCTCGTCCGGCGCAAATGGTGGCCATTCCAGTCGCGCGGGATCGTGATGGCCCCGTGCGGCCATATCCACTTCCACCCCGACGATCCCAACTGGCGGGAGGATTTCAGCAAGGCGGACTGGGCACTGCAGGGCTTGTTTATCCATGAGATGACCCATGTCTGGCAGACCGCCCGCTCGGGCCGCTTCTACCTGCCGCTGATGCGCCACCCCTTCTGCCGATACGCCTACCGGTTCGACGAGGGCCGCCCGTTCCTTGGCTACGGGCTTGAACAGCAAGCGGAACTTGTCCGCCACGCGTTTCTCCAGCGCCACGGCATCAGGCTGGCCAAGGCCGCCGACCTTGCCAGAATCGAGCGTATTCTGCCGTTTTCTGATCCTGAGCGTACTGTTACCTGA
- a CDS encoding FAD-dependent oxidoreductase, with product MSDTTPVVTVTRRSLLLGAGGAAVSAPAMVRAESIGSAPRIAVLGAGVFGTWTAEQLRRRGARVSLLDAAGPAHSRASSGGESRMTRAGYGKDAIYARMAVASLTEWKKLSLLSGLPIFHPTGVLFFFQGENPYLTESLRVHRELGLPTQALSHVEMARRFPMIDFAGVSAGMFEPGFGALMARRSVQTLAQRFQADGGAFLSFAAAPPRPAGDRIDALHSTSGERIEADHFVAAAGPWMAKLFPEVIGRRIVATRQEVFTFAPPPGNHPYRPGAMPGWADFNGGDVYYGFPDLEGKGVKFAHDSHGPDVDPDRNDRRPTDAALAEVVAFRDRRFPGLRGAPLATAEVCQYENSANGDFLIDRHPRWTNMILVGGGSGHGFKHGPEVGRIAAELTLDGTRPDPRFSLATKGTKPNRAVI from the coding sequence GTGAGCGACACCACTCCCGTTGTCACGGTAACGCGCCGCTCGCTCCTCCTCGGAGCGGGCGGCGCTGCCGTCTCGGCCCCGGCGATGGTACGCGCCGAGAGCATTGGTTCGGCCCCGCGAATCGCGGTGCTTGGCGCCGGCGTGTTCGGGACGTGGACCGCCGAGCAGCTACGCCGGCGCGGAGCCCGCGTTTCCCTGCTCGACGCAGCGGGCCCCGCGCACAGCCGTGCCAGCAGCGGCGGCGAGTCGCGCATGACCCGGGCGGGTTATGGCAAGGACGCCATCTATGCCCGCATGGCGGTCGCCAGCCTGACCGAATGGAAGAAGCTCAGCCTGCTTTCCGGGCTCCCCATCTTCCACCCGACCGGCGTCCTGTTCTTCTTCCAGGGCGAGAACCCCTACCTGACCGAGAGCCTTCGCGTGCACCGCGAGCTCGGCCTGCCGACGCAAGCGCTGTCCCACGTCGAAATGGCCAGGCGCTTCCCGATGATCGACTTTGCCGGTGTCTCGGCGGGGATGTTCGAACCCGGCTTCGGCGCGCTGATGGCCCGGCGGTCGGTCCAGACCCTGGCGCAGCGCTTCCAGGCCGACGGCGGAGCGTTCCTGTCGTTCGCCGCCGCTCCGCCCCGCCCGGCAGGCGACAGGATCGACGCCCTGCACTCTACCAGCGGCGAGCGCATCGAAGCCGACCATTTCGTAGCCGCGGCCGGACCCTGGATGGCCAAGCTGTTTCCGGAGGTCATCGGCCGCCGCATCGTCGCCACGAGGCAGGAAGTGTTCACCTTTGCCCCGCCCCCGGGCAACCATCCGTACCGGCCGGGAGCGATGCCCGGCTGGGCCGATTTCAACGGCGGCGACGTTTATTACGGTTTCCCCGACCTCGAGGGCAAAGGAGTGAAGTTCGCCCACGATTCGCACGGCCCCGACGTCGATCCGGATCGCAACGATCGCCGTCCCACCGACGCTGCGCTGGCCGAAGTCGTCGCCTTTCGCGACCGCCGCTTCCCGGGCCTGCGCGGCGCCCCGCTGGCGACGGCCGAAGTCTGTCAGTACGAAAACAGCGCGAACGGCGATTTCCTGATCGACCGCCATCCGCGCTGGACGAACATGATCCTGGTCGGCGGCGGATCGGGCCACGGCTTCAAGCACGGCCCGGAAGTGGGGCGGATCGCCGCCGAACTGACGCTCGACGGCACACGTCCCGACCCGCGGTTCAGCCTCGCCACCAAGGGCACCAAGCCGAACCGCGCCGTTATCTGA
- a CDS encoding TonB-dependent receptor, giving the protein MRLSVSPTRTLLATTASLALAVPAAAQTTGESQAQAATSTASDPAPDQDERGLGDIIVTATKRASTVQDVPFSINAQTQEDIQRANASTIEDISRNVAGLQVQNLGPGQSQVSVRGVSAGQIVRDQPGVKEQVGVYLDESVVSLSLFTPDFDLFDLNRVETLRGPQGTLFGSGSVGGTIRYITNQPRTDRTEGQIEANINTLADGGQGGHLKGAINLPLGPTAALRVVGYATKFAGFVDAVGPAAGEDVNDGTRVGTRISLLWQPAPGIRLTPRIVYQEIEADGFNRQEIFNLYSNPFTVPARTFQEREQYLLLREKFRDKTRLADLTASADLGGVELTSVTSYIDRDILVSRDASALTGSVSVDLGFSNAAVNLPSNLVDTTDLKQWSQELRLSSTGSGPFSWVVGGFYSKVDRQYTQRLPTPGYDAATDAALGAGTAVAVRNGFPANSPYNADLPYDIKQKAVFGEATYDFGQVKLTGGGRFYDFSESRDFISGGLFANGDRRIGDKTKSNGFSPRAILSFEPNRNLTFNLQAAKGFRLGGVNDPLNLPLCSPADRTLFGGFQNYDDETLWNYEGGVKFSRGPVTFNAAAFYTDIKNLQVTLDAGSCSSRVVFNVDKAHTRGIEAEFNLRPAQGLDLSFAGSLLNAEFDTTLPGALAAATGIRDGNRLPSVPKYQFAASATYGSRFSDSSEWYVSASWQRVGNRYTQPADQENNPRTFVSGLPFNGAPATASTRVNLLLPAYDLVNLSAGIDFDSGLGVQLYANNLFDENALLSFDRERGGRARLGYNIGRPREIGLTLRYKFASVREEAAPLPPPPPPPPAPPPPTQTCGDGSVILATDVCPPVTPPPPPPPAPAPVRG; this is encoded by the coding sequence ATGCGCCTGTCCGTCAGTCCGACCCGGACGCTGCTCGCCACCACCGCCAGCCTCGCCCTTGCCGTTCCGGCAGCCGCGCAGACGACCGGCGAAAGCCAGGCGCAGGCCGCCACGTCGACCGCTTCCGATCCTGCGCCGGACCAGGATGAGCGTGGCCTTGGCGACATCATCGTCACCGCGACCAAGCGCGCCTCGACCGTCCAGGACGTTCCCTTTTCGATCAACGCCCAGACCCAGGAAGATATTCAGCGCGCCAACGCTTCGACGATCGAGGACATCAGCCGCAACGTCGCCGGTCTGCAGGTCCAGAACCTCGGGCCGGGACAGAGCCAGGTCAGCGTCCGCGGCGTGTCCGCCGGCCAGATCGTCCGCGACCAGCCGGGCGTGAAGGAACAGGTCGGGGTCTACCTCGACGAAAGCGTCGTCTCGCTGTCGCTGTTCACGCCCGACTTCGACCTGTTCGACCTTAACCGCGTCGAAACCCTGCGCGGGCCGCAGGGAACGCTGTTCGGTTCGGGCAGCGTCGGCGGCACCATCCGCTACATCACCAACCAGCCGCGCACCGACCGCACCGAAGGTCAGATCGAAGCCAACATCAACACCCTCGCCGACGGCGGCCAGGGTGGGCATCTCAAGGGCGCCATCAACCTTCCGCTCGGCCCCACCGCCGCGCTTCGGGTGGTGGGCTATGCGACCAAGTTCGCGGGCTTCGTCGATGCGGTCGGACCGGCCGCCGGCGAGGACGTCAACGACGGCACCCGAGTCGGCACCCGCATCTCGCTGCTGTGGCAGCCCGCGCCCGGCATCCGCCTCACGCCGCGCATCGTCTACCAGGAGATCGAGGCCGACGGCTTCAACCGCCAGGAGATCTTCAATCTTTATTCGAACCCCTTCACCGTGCCGGCGCGCACCTTCCAGGAGCGCGAGCAATATCTCCTCCTGCGTGAGAAATTCCGCGACAAGACCCGCCTTGCGGACCTTACCGCAAGCGCGGACCTCGGCGGAGTCGAGCTGACCTCCGTCACCAGCTACATCGACCGCGACATCCTGGTCAGCCGCGACGCCTCGGCGCTGACCGGCTCGGTGTCGGTCGACCTCGGCTTCAGCAACGCGGCGGTGAACCTCCCGTCGAACCTCGTCGATACCACCGACCTCAAGCAGTGGAGCCAGGAGCTTCGCCTATCCTCGACGGGCAGCGGCCCCTTCTCGTGGGTTGTCGGCGGCTTCTATTCCAAGGTCGACCGGCAATATACGCAGCGCCTGCCCACCCCGGGCTATGACGCCGCCACCGATGCCGCGCTCGGGGCCGGCACCGCCGTCGCCGTCCGCAACGGCTTCCCCGCCAACTCGCCCTACAACGCCGACCTGCCTTACGACATCAAGCAGAAGGCGGTGTTCGGTGAAGCGACCTACGACTTCGGGCAGGTCAAGCTGACCGGTGGCGGCCGCTTCTACGACTTCTCGGAAAGCCGCGACTTCATCTCCGGTGGCCTGTTCGCCAACGGCGACCGCCGGATCGGCGACAAGACCAAGTCGAACGGCTTCAGCCCGCGCGCCATCCTGTCGTTCGAGCCGAACCGCAACCTCACCTTCAACCTGCAGGCAGCCAAGGGCTTCCGGCTCGGCGGGGTCAACGATCCGCTCAACCTGCCGCTCTGCTCGCCGGCCGACCGGACGCTGTTCGGCGGCTTCCAGAATTACGACGACGAGACGCTGTGGAATTACGAGGGCGGGGTGAAATTCAGCCGCGGCCCGGTGACCTTCAACGCAGCGGCCTTCTACACCGACATCAAGAACCTGCAGGTGACCCTTGATGCGGGCAGCTGCTCCAGCCGCGTCGTGTTCAACGTCGACAAGGCGCACACCCGCGGAATCGAGGCCGAATTCAACCTCCGCCCGGCGCAGGGTCTCGACCTGAGCTTTGCCGGCAGCCTGCTCAATGCCGAGTTCGACACCACCCTGCCCGGCGCCCTCGCCGCCGCGACCGGCATTCGGGACGGCAACCGCCTGCCGAGCGTGCCCAAATATCAGTTCGCCGCCTCGGCCACCTATGGCAGCCGCTTCAGCGACAGCAGCGAATGGTATGTCTCGGCCAGCTGGCAGCGGGTCGGCAATCGCTACACCCAGCCCGCCGACCAGGAGAACAACCCGCGCACCTTCGTCTCCGGCCTGCCGTTCAACGGCGCGCCCGCGACTGCCTCGACCCGGGTCAACCTGCTGCTTCCGGCCTATGACCTCGTCAATCTGTCGGCGGGGATCGACTTCGACAGCGGTCTTGGCGTGCAGCTTTACGCCAACAACCTGTTCGACGAGAACGCCCTCCTGTCGTTCGACCGCGAGCGCGGCGGACGGGCCCGGCTCGGCTACAACATCGGCCGCCCGCGCGAGATCGGGCTGACGCTGCGGTACAAGTTCGCGTCGGTCCGCGAGGAAGCGGCGCCTCTGCCTCCGCCGCCGCCACCACCGCCGGCTCCGCCGCCGCCGACGCAGACCTGCGGCGACGGATCGGTCATTCTCGCGACCGATGTCTGCCCGCCGGTGACGCCGCCGCCGCCTCCGCCGCCAGCCCCGGCCCCCGTCCGGGGGTGA
- the grpE gene encoding nucleotide exchange factor GrpE — MTDRHDEAEEIRAETAENSPELQEHDQFAELQAKLEEAQQKALYAAAEVQNVRRRAEQERTQAVAYANTGFARDMLSVKDNLDRALSHIPEGARDGELKNFIEGIEATARELDAVFGRHGVTRVEAKGLPLDPNRHQAMIEIPSDAEPGTVIEEMQAGYVLKDRLLRPALVGVAKAG; from the coding sequence ATGACTGATCGTCACGACGAGGCCGAGGAAATCCGCGCGGAAACTGCGGAGAACAGCCCCGAATTACAGGAACATGACCAGTTCGCCGAGCTTCAGGCGAAGCTCGAGGAAGCGCAGCAGAAGGCGTTGTACGCCGCCGCCGAGGTGCAGAACGTGCGCCGGCGGGCCGAGCAGGAGCGGACCCAGGCGGTGGCTTACGCCAACACCGGATTTGCCCGCGACATGCTCAGCGTGAAGGACAATCTCGACCGTGCGCTGTCGCACATCCCGGAGGGTGCGCGCGACGGCGAATTGAAGAACTTCATCGAGGGCATCGAGGCGACCGCACGCGAGCTGGACGCTGTATTCGGCCGTCACGGCGTGACCCGGGTCGAGGCCAAGGGACTGCCGCTCGATCCCAATCGGCACCAGGCGATGATCGAGATTCCCTCCGATGCCGAGCCTGGCACCGTGATCGAGGAAATGCAGGCCGGCTACGTGCTGAAGGACCGCCTGCTGCGCCCGGCGCTGGTCGGGGTCGCCAAGGCCGGCTGA
- a CDS encoding acyl carrier protein: protein MSETAERVKKIVVEHLGVEAEKVTEEASFIDDLGADSLDIVELVMAFEEEFGVEIPDDAAEKITTVKDAIDYIDQHQS, encoded by the coding sequence ATGAGCGAGACCGCAGAACGGGTGAAGAAGATCGTCGTCGAGCATCTGGGCGTCGAAGCCGAGAAGGTCACGGAAGAAGCGAGCTTCATCGACGATCTCGGTGCCGACAGCCTCGACATCGTCGAGCTGGTCATGGCGTTCGAGGAAGAGTTCGGGGTCGAGATCCCCGACGACGCGGCCGAAAAGATCACCACCGTCAAGGATGCGATCGACTACATCGACCAGCATCAGAGCTAA
- the rdgB gene encoding RdgB/HAM1 family non-canonical purine NTP pyrophosphatase, with protein sequence MNAVGPKLVIATHNEGKLREIRALVAPFGIECVGAAELDLPEPEETGTSFVANAELKARAAADLTGLPALSDDSGLSVDALNGDPGIHSARWAEDEAGNRDFGRAMQKVEEALEAAGPEAGRDANFTCALSLAWPDGRTESFEGKSLGHLVWPPRGANGFGYDPVFVPHGHEQTFGEMEPEAKHAMSHRAKAFEQLVQWLAT encoded by the coding sequence GTGAACGCGGTCGGGCCGAAGCTGGTCATCGCGACCCATAACGAGGGCAAGCTGCGCGAAATCCGCGCGCTGGTCGCACCGTTCGGAATCGAATGCGTCGGCGCCGCCGAACTCGACCTGCCTGAGCCCGAGGAGACCGGCACCAGCTTCGTCGCCAACGCCGAACTGAAGGCGCGTGCCGCCGCCGACCTGACCGGCTTGCCCGCCCTGTCCGACGACAGCGGCCTCAGCGTCGATGCCTTGAACGGGGACCCGGGCATCCACTCCGCCCGCTGGGCCGAGGACGAAGCCGGCAACCGTGACTTCGGCCGCGCGATGCAGAAGGTCGAGGAGGCTCTCGAGGCCGCCGGACCCGAAGCCGGCCGCGACGCGAACTTCACTTGCGCACTCAGCCTCGCCTGGCCCGACGGCCGCACCGAAAGCTTCGAAGGCAAGTCGTTGGGTCATCTCGTCTGGCCGCCGCGCGGTGCAAACGGCTTCGGCTACGACCCGGTGTTCGTGCCCCACGGCCACGAGCAGACCTTCGGCGAGATGGAGCCGGAAGCCAAGCACGCCATGAGCCATCGCGCCAAGGCGTTCGAGCAACTGGTGCAATGGCTGGCGACCTAG
- a CDS encoding MarR family transcriptional regulator, producing MRALVGYVRSGEPDLTNRQMALLMIVYLTPGPHTVRGLARVLGVSKPVVTRALNTLGALGYLRRERDQDDRRNVFVVRTSSGADFLEGFKRNIRGSERGGDRDPDRRPALGQLAHAHR from the coding sequence ATGCGAGCCCTTGTCGGCTACGTCCGATCCGGCGAACCGGATCTGACCAACCGGCAGATGGCCCTGCTGATGATCGTCTATCTGACGCCTGGCCCCCACACCGTCCGCGGTCTTGCTCGTGTTCTGGGTGTTTCAAAGCCCGTTGTCACCCGCGCCTTGAATACCTTGGGTGCGCTCGGCTATCTGCGCCGCGAACGAGATCAGGACGACAGGCGCAATGTCTTCGTCGTCCGGACCAGCAGCGGGGCCGATTTCCTTGAAGGGTTCAAGCGTAACATCCGGGGCAGCGAACGCGGCGGCGACCGTGATCCCGACCGGCGGCCGGCCCTCGGGCAGCTCGCCCACGCCCATCGCTGA